CCACTGTCGTAATATTCATTTTCTCTGCTTCTTTATAAACATCCATCAAAGAGTTGTAGATAGCCTTTGTTTTGCGGAGTACACGTTCTTTATTTGGTTCATATAATTCATCTGCCACTTGAATCAGTCCACCGGCATTTACGATGTAGTCAGGAGCATAGAGGATCCCTTTTTCCTGCAGCATGGCACAGTGATGATTTTCGATTAATTGGTTATTGGCAGAACCTACTACCGCTTTTACCTTCAACTGTTCTATCGTCTGATCGTTAATGATTCCACCAAGGGCGCACGGTACAAACACATCTGCATCAACAGAATAGATTTCATCTCCGCCAACCACTTTAATACCTGCTCCAATTTCTTTCGCTTTGGCCACGAGTTGGGTAATGGCAAATTCATTGATGTCAGATACATAAATGTCCGCTCCAGCATGCATCAACTGCTCTGCCACTTTAGCTCCAACCTTTCCAAGGCCTTGGATTGCATAACTTTTTCCGTAAAGGTTTTTGGATCCCCATATTGTCAGGTTTGTCGCTTCTATTCCATAGATAACCCCTTGAGCTGTTGGAACGGAGGAATCCCCACTTCCGCCATACACCTCATCCACCCCGACTATACAATTTGTTTCTTTTAAAGCATGCACAAAATCCTCCGGTGATGTTCCCATATCGGTTCCAGTGTAAAAACGACCATTTAACGATTCGACAAATTGACCGAACGCCCTAAATAGTTCAGGCGTTTTGTCTTTATTCGGGTCACCAATGATGACCGCTTTCCCCCCGCCAAAATCAACGTCAGCTGCTGCACATTTATACGTCATTCCTTTTGAAAGACGAAGAACATCATATAAAGCCGCATCCACAGATTGATATGGCTGCATCCGGCATCCACCTAACGCAGGCCCTAATGTTGTGTTATGTATAGCAATAATGGCTTTTAGTCCTGTATCTGGATCATTACAGAATACTACCTGTTGGTGTTGTTGAATTTTATCAAACATTTCCATTCCCCCAACTTCAGAAGTAAGCGTTTTCATATTTGTCAAAGCAACCACCCTTTTTCTAATATTCTTTTAGTCTATCATTGCATTAATTTTACTTTTTGGTAATATCACTTGCGTAACTTCCCCTTCACCAATCACGCGGTCTTTAGAAAATATTTGTACTTTTGTGATGATGAAGTTTTTCTTAAGACCCACTACCGTTGCTTCTATTGTTAAAACGGTCCCTTCTGTTGCCGGTGCAAGATGCTTTACTTTAACTTCTGCACCCATTCCTTCTTCTGTTTCTTCCAAAACCTCTAAAATTATTTGTCTTGAAGCCCATTCCATGTGATAGACCATCATTGCGGTGGAATACACTGGATGTACTAATTCCCCTTCAAACTGGGCAAACATTTTGTTGGTAACAGTGATTTGAATGGAATGTTTCGTACCTATCGTTAGTTCCGGCTTCATGTATTCACCCCAAAACGTATAACGTTTATTCAACGCTATAATAACATTTCGTTAAATGAACCGTCAATAAATTGTAGAAATTTTATAAATAGTCAATCATAAATGGTAAGTAGTTAAGTAGATTGGTTTATCACCGCTGTTCCTTTCCGCAAATGGCTTCGCTTTCCGCGGGACGGTGCTTGAGCCTTGAAATATTGGACTTGGCTAGATCTTCCCTTTGCGCACATCTTTGACTATTTCAATAAAATCCCTAGTCACCAAGGGCTTCATATTGGCGATGAGGACCTCTCTTCTCCTGATTTCTCGTCACTGAGGTCTTCATAACGCCGATGAGGACATCTCTCTTCCTGATTTCTCGCCACTGATGTCTTCATAACGCCGATGAGGACATCTCTCCTCCTGATTTCTCGCCACTGATGTCTTCATAACTCCGATGAGGACATCTCTCCTCCTGATTTCTCGTCACTGAGGTCTTCATAACTCCGATGAGGACATCTCTCTTCCTGATTTCTCGTCACTGATGTCTTCATAACGCCGATGAGGACATCTCTCTTCCTGATTTCTCGTCACTGATGTCTTCATAACGCCGATGAGGACATCTCCCCTCCTGATTTCTTCGCACTGAGGTCTTCATCCAAACAATCAAGAATTACATTGAAGACTAACCACAATTCGATCTTCTTAAACAATAAAAAAGAGGAAAATGACCTGGTCATTTTCCCCTCTACGTATTCAACTTAGCAATGCTCTGTCGTTGGTCATTGCTTGTCCGCGTATTCGCTGGAATTCAGCAAGCAATCTTTCAATGGTAAGAGTTTTCTTTTCCTCTTCTCCCACTTCCAGAATGATTTGCCCCTTATCCATCATAATTAAGCGATTACCAAGATCCAGTGCCTGCTGCATGTTGTGAGTTACCATCAATGTCGTCAATTCTTTATCTGCAACAATTTCTTTCGTGATATTGGTAATCAGTTCTGCACGAGATGGATCAAGAGCAGCGGTATGCTCATCCAAAAGGAGGATATCAGGCTCAGTGAACGTTGCCATCAAAAGGGACAGTGCTTGCCTTTCCCCACCTGAAAGCAATCCAACTTTAGCACTTAATCTATTTTCCAAACCAAGGTGCAGGGTTTCCAGCACCTCTTTGAAATACGTTTTTCTCTTTTTAGTCACGCCCATCTTTAATGTGCGATTTTTATTCCGTGAATAAGCCATAGCCAGATTCTCTTCAATTGTCATTGTAGGAGCCGTTCCAGCCATTGGGTCCTGGAACACCCTTCCAATATATCTGGCTCTTTTGTGCTCTGCCATATAGGTGACATCACGGCCATCAATCTCTACTTTTCCGGTATCAGGCGTCAGTACCCCTGAAATCATGTTCATCAAGGTGGACTTACCGGCACCATTACTACCGATGATGGTGACAAAATCTCCTTTTTTCAAGGAAAGGTTGATGGTATCAAGCGCATTTTTTTCATCTAATGTTCCTTCATTGAAGATTTTGTTAATCTGTGTTAAATGTAGCACGTTGATCCCCCTTTTCATTGGCAGATTGTAAAGATCCCAGTTTTAGCATCTTCTGTTTTTTTCTCTTTCGATCTTTGTAGCTATCAATGAATTTAGGGGTGATAAGGGCCAAGATAACAATCGTTGCCGTAATGGCTTTCAGGTCACCGGTTTCTAAGAATTCTACCCTTAATGCAAGCGTCACAACAATACGATAGATGATGGCCCCACCTATTACAGCAAAAGTCGTCCATGCAATCGTTTTTGTACCAAAAATAGCCTCTCCAATAATGACAGATGCCAATCCGATTATAATCATCCCGATTCCCATCCCAACGTCTGCATATCCGCCATGCTGGGCAATCAATGCACCAGAAAATGCAACCATGGCATTGGAAATCCCGAGACCAAGAATAACCAGTCCGCTTGTGTTGGCAGAAAGGCTACGAATCATCCGCTTATTATCACCGGTCGCTCTAATTGCCAAACCGATTTCCGTTTTCAAAAATAAATCAGTTATGATTTTAATTGCAAACGTGACAATCAACATGATGAAAATAATTCCCCACGTTCTAGGAACAAAAGCTCCTAATCCGATAGTGGAAAAGATATTGTTTAAAAATTCATCTATTCCGGTATTCCCCCACCAGGAACGGATGTTGGTGAAAAAAGTATCACTGTTTAATAACGGCACATTTGATCTTCCCATTATTCGCAAATTGATGGAATAAAGGGCAATCATCATTAAAATACCTGATAATAGTGGATTAATCTTTCCAAACGTATGTAAGGAACCGGTGATGCATCCTGCGATAAATCCTGCAAACATCGCCACCACTGTAGCTGTGATAGGACTATATCCGCTGACAATCATTGTCGCAGCAACCGCAGCGCCAGTTACAAAGCTACCATCTACCGTCAAATCGGGAAAATCAAGGACCCTAAAGGAAAGATATACCCCTAGGGCCATGATTGCGTAGATGATTCCCAATTCGACTGAACCAAAAATTGCTGTTATCATGTCAGAATCATCTCCTCGTTGTCTTAAAAATGCTTATTTTTCATCATAGAATTCTGCAAACTCAGTCCAAGCATCTTGCACTTCCAAGCCCTGAGCTTCCGCAGCTTCTGTGTTGATTGTTAACTTCAAGCTTTGTGGGTAGGATACTGGAATTTCTGAAGGATCTTTTTCCCCTTTAAGAACTTGAACTGCCATTAAGCCAGTTTCATAACCTAAGTCGTAATAGTTAAATCCACTTGCCGCAACTGCTCCAGCTTCCATGGAATCAAGGTCTCCTGCAAACAAAGGAATCTTTTCATTCGTTGCAATTGTAATGAGTGATTGTATAGCTGAAACAACAGTGTTATCTGTAGGCATATAGATAGCATCTACTCTTCCAATTAATGATTCTGCAGCCTGTTGAACTTCTGCTGAAGTAGAAACCGATGCTTCTACTAAAGTTCCGCCTTTTTCTTCAACAAGACTTTTCACTGTTTCGACCTGTACAACGGAGTTTTGTTCTCCAGTATTATAGATAACTCCGATATTTTTCGCGCCAAGCTCGTCTACCATGAAATTGATCGTAGTGGCAATGGCATCAGGATGTGTATCTGAAGTACCTGTGATGTTTTCACCTGGCTTATCAAAAGATTCTACAAGTTCTGCACCAACAGGGTCGGTTACAGATGTAAAAATGATAGGAATATCTTTTGTCGCCTGCAAAGCACTTTGCGCACTTGGAGTGGAGTTAGCAAAGATCATGTCCACTTCATCTGCTACAAACTTGTCTGCAATCGGTTTATTGTTATTTGGATCTCCTTGAGCATTTTGAACATCAAATTTGACATTCTCGCCTTCTTTGTAGCCATTGTCTTCTAGTGCCTTCTTGAACCCTTCAAATGCAGCATCCAATGAAGGGTGCTCAGCGATTTGAGTCACACCAACAACCACTGTATCCTCTGCATCCCCACCTGTTGAATCGGAACTACAGCCCACTAGCAAGGCTGCACATGCCATACTTGCCAAAATAGATTTCATCTTGAACTTTTTCATCCTTATCCCCCTTATATATGTTTATAAGCTACATAAAAATATGTAAGCTTTTGAAACCGTTTACATTATGTTGTTGTCTATGATGGACAAAACGTTATTCGTTTTTTCAACGTTATATTAACACCAATAAACAAATAGTGTCAATATATTCGAAAAATTTAAATAAATTTACTATTTTACAATAAATACGCCATTTTCCCCTAAAATCCTTTTTCTTTTTGTAAATAAAAAAGAAACCTCTAAAAGGATAAGAGGTTTCCTGTTACTTAGAATTGTGCCATCGCTTTATGAAGTTGCTCTTTTGCTTCTGTAACCATTTGCTCAAGTAGTTCCCTTACACTCGGGATCGTTTTGATGATACTTGATATTTGACCGCCGTTAATAAAACCTTGCTCCAACTCACCCTTTACTGCCCCTTTGATATGATGTTCCTCCGTAGTCAATAAATTAAACTCCTCAAGCGTTATCCCTTCTTGTTCTTTTTTTAGAAGTAGGTCAGCATATGGAGTTCGGATGACCCTTCTTACTCTCCCAACAGTTCTACCAACAATGACAGTTCCTTGATCATCAGCCTCCAAGATAGAGTTCTTGTAATGACTGTGAAAAGGTGCTTCTTTTGTTGCAATTAATCTTGTTCCCATCTGCACTCCAGAGGCACCAAGGGCGATCGCTGCGGCGAGACCTTTTCCATTCCCGATTCCCCCAGCTGCGACAACAGGAATGGACACCGCCTCAACCACTTGTGGAATCAATGTCATAGTCGTTGTTTCAAGATTTGAATTGATGCCGGCAGCTTCATATCCTTCTGCCACAATAATATCAGCTCCGGCATTTTCTGCTTTTATTGCCTGCTTAGGTGAAGCCACCACACAAATGACCGTAATTCCGTGTTCTTTTAGCTTAGGAATAAATGGAGCGGGGTTCCCTGCTGAAAGGGACACCACCTGGACCTGATGCTTAATAATGAGCTTCAGAACTTCTTTTGTATAAGGAGAAACCGACAACGCGACATTCACTGCAAAAGGTTTATCTGTAAGGTTTTTCGTTTGTTTAATGATTTCTTCCACTTCTTCTGGCTTCATCGTTCCTGCCCCTATAGTACCAAGTCCTCCTGCATTAGAGACCGCTGCAGTTAATGGCGCATTACTGATATTTCCCATTCCGCCTTGAATGATAGGAAAGTTTATTTTTAGAATTTCTCGTAGTTTATTCATCAATTATTTCACCCCTCGTAAAAATAATGTTATACTAATTTTAATATTTAGACAATAACATTTGGGGAGTGAGTGATGAATGATTTATCCTTTTGGTGGGAAGAAACCGCAGCTTCATGATTCAGTATTTGTAGCACCGGGCGCGCGAATTATCGGTGACGTTACAATTGGGGAAGAATCAACTGTTTGGTTCAACGCCGTTCTTCGGGGTGATGAAGGACCAATAACCATTGGAAAAAGATGCAGCATCCAAGATAACGTAACTGCTCATTTATATGAAGGATTTCCGTTAGTTGTGGAGGATGAAGTGACAGTTGGACATACTGCCATTCTGCACGGCTGTACAGTTAGGAAGCGATGCATTGTAGGAATGGGTTCTACGATCTTGGATGGAGCAGATATTGGGGAAGAAAGTATCATTGGTGCCAATACATTGATTCCTTCTGGTAAAAAAATT
This window of the Sutcliffiella horikoshii genome carries:
- a CDS encoding Leu/Phe/Val dehydrogenase, translated to MKTLTSEVGGMEMFDKIQQHQQVVFCNDPDTGLKAIIAIHNTTLGPALGGCRMQPYQSVDAALYDVLRLSKGMTYKCAAADVDFGGGKAVIIGDPNKDKTPELFRAFGQFVESLNGRFYTGTDMGTSPEDFVHALKETNCIVGVDEVYGGSGDSSVPTAQGVIYGIEATNLTIWGSKNLYGKSYAIQGLGKVGAKVAEQLMHAGADIYVSDINEFAITQLVAKAKEIGAGIKVVGGDEIYSVDADVFVPCALGGIINDQTIEQLKVKAVVGSANNQLIENHHCAMLQEKGILYAPDYIVNAGGLIQVADELYEPNKERVLRKTKAIYNSLMDVYKEAEKMNITTVEAANNFCEQRLVDRSRRNSFFTHSKRPKWSVRV
- a CDS encoding thioesterase family protein encodes the protein MKPELTIGTKHSIQITVTNKMFAQFEGELVHPVYSTAMMVYHMEWASRQIILEVLEETEEGMGAEVKVKHLAPATEGTVLTIEATVVGLKKNFIITKVQIFSKDRVIGEGEVTQVILPKSKINAMID
- a CDS encoding ABC transporter ATP-binding protein gives rise to the protein MLHLTQINKIFNEGTLDEKNALDTINLSLKKGDFVTIIGSNGAGKSTLMNMISGVLTPDTGKVEIDGRDVTYMAEHKRARYIGRVFQDPMAGTAPTMTIEENLAMAYSRNKNRTLKMGVTKKRKTYFKEVLETLHLGLENRLSAKVGLLSGGERQALSLLMATFTEPDILLLDEHTAALDPSRAELITNITKEIVADKELTTLMVTHNMQQALDLGNRLIMMDKGQIILEVGEEEKKTLTIERLLAEFQRIRGQAMTNDRALLS
- a CDS encoding ABC transporter permease translates to MITAIFGSVELGIIYAIMALGVYLSFRVLDFPDLTVDGSFVTGAAVAATMIVSGYSPITATVVAMFAGFIAGCITGSLHTFGKINPLLSGILMMIALYSINLRIMGRSNVPLLNSDTFFTNIRSWWGNTGIDEFLNNIFSTIGLGAFVPRTWGIIFIMLIVTFAIKIITDLFLKTEIGLAIRATGDNKRMIRSLSANTSGLVILGLGISNAMVAFSGALIAQHGGYADVGMGIGMIIIGLASVIIGEAIFGTKTIAWTTFAVIGGAIIYRIVVTLALRVEFLETGDLKAITATIVILALITPKFIDSYKDRKRKKQKMLKLGSLQSANEKGDQRATFNTD
- a CDS encoding ABC transporter substrate-binding protein; this encodes MKKFKMKSILASMACAALLVGCSSDSTGGDAEDTVVVGVTQIAEHPSLDAAFEGFKKALEDNGYKEGENVKFDVQNAQGDPNNNKPIADKFVADEVDMIFANSTPSAQSALQATKDIPIIFTSVTDPVGAELVESFDKPGENITGTSDTHPDAIATTINFMVDELGAKNIGVIYNTGEQNSVVQVETVKSLVEEKGGTLVEASVSTSAEVQQAAESLIGRVDAIYMPTDNTVVSAIQSLITIATNEKIPLFAGDLDSMEAGAVAASGFNYYDLGYETGLMAVQVLKGEKDPSEIPVSYPQSLKLTINTEAAEAQGLEVQDAWTEFAEFYDEK
- a CDS encoding NAD(P)H-dependent flavin oxidoreductase; the encoded protein is MNKLREILKINFPIIQGGMGNISNAPLTAAVSNAGGLGTIGAGTMKPEEVEEIIKQTKNLTDKPFAVNVALSVSPYTKEVLKLIIKHQVQVVSLSAGNPAPFIPKLKEHGITVICVVASPKQAIKAENAGADIIVAEGYEAAGINSNLETTTMTLIPQVVEAVSIPVVAAGGIGNGKGLAAAIALGASGVQMGTRLIATKEAPFHSHYKNSILEADDQGTVIVGRTVGRVRRVIRTPYADLLLKKEQEGITLEEFNLLTTEEHHIKGAVKGELEQGFINGGQISSIIKTIPSVRELLEQMVTEAKEQLHKAMAQF
- a CDS encoding gamma carbonic anhydrase family protein, whose protein sequence is MIYPFGGKKPQLHDSVFVAPGARIIGDVTIGEESTVWFNAVLRGDEGPITIGKRCSIQDNVTAHLYEGFPLVVEDEVTVGHTAILHGCTVRKRCIVGMGSTILDGADIGEESIIGANTLIPSGKKIPPRSLVVGSPGKVIRELTDKDLELIQLSIDTYVQKGKDYQQELGD